From Camelus ferus isolate YT-003-E chromosome 18, BCGSAC_Cfer_1.0, whole genome shotgun sequence, one genomic window encodes:
- the GRIFIN gene encoding grifin isoform X1 — translation MALQFEAFYAGGLAPGWNLLVQGHSDSGEDKFEINFLSEAGDIVFHIKPRFSSATMVANTFQGGRWGQEEVSSVFPLVLGEPFEMEVSSDAEHFHVHAQEHKVLQFAHRHRPLAAVTRVQVLSDHRLAQVELARKGLSWGDGGY, via the exons ATGGCACTGCAG TTTGAAGCCTTCTATGCAGGGGGCCTGGCCCCGGGCTGGAACCTGCTGGTCCAGGGACACTCTGACTCTGGAGAGGACAA GTTTGAGATCAACTTCCTATCCGAGGCGGGGGACATCGTCTTCCACATCAAGCCCCGGTTCTCCAGTGCCACCATGGTGGCCAACACCTTCCAGGGGGGCcgctggggccaggaggaggtgTCCAGCGTCTTCCCGCTGGTGCTCGGGGAGCCCTTcgag ATGGAGGTCAGCTCGGACGCGGAGCACTTCCACGTGCACGCCCAGGAGCACAAGGTGCTGCAGTTCGCCCACCGCCACAGGCCGCTGGCCGCCGTCACGCGGGTGCAGGTGCTAAGCGACCACCGCCTGGCCCAGGTGGAGCTGGCCAGGAAAGGCCTGAGCTGGGG GGATGGGGGTTACTGA
- the GRIFIN gene encoding grifin isoform X2, protein MALQFEAFYAGGLAPGWNLLVQGHSDSGEDKFEINFLSEAGDIVFHIKPRFSSATMVANTFQGGRWGQEEVSSVFPLVLGEPFEMEVSSDAEHFHVHAQEHKVLQFAHRHRPLAAVTRVQVLSDHRLAQVELARKGLSWG, encoded by the exons ATGGCACTGCAG TTTGAAGCCTTCTATGCAGGGGGCCTGGCCCCGGGCTGGAACCTGCTGGTCCAGGGACACTCTGACTCTGGAGAGGACAA GTTTGAGATCAACTTCCTATCCGAGGCGGGGGACATCGTCTTCCACATCAAGCCCCGGTTCTCCAGTGCCACCATGGTGGCCAACACCTTCCAGGGGGGCcgctggggccaggaggaggtgTCCAGCGTCTTCCCGCTGGTGCTCGGGGAGCCCTTcgag ATGGAGGTCAGCTCGGACGCGGAGCACTTCCACGTGCACGCCCAGGAGCACAAGGTGCTGCAGTTCGCCCACCGCCACAGGCCGCTGGCCGCCGTCACGCGGGTGCAGGTGCTAAGCGACCACCGCCTGGCCCAGGTGGAGCTGGCCAGGAAAGGCCTGAGCTGGGGGTAA